A single window of Thermococcus sp. DNA harbors:
- a CDS encoding methyl-accepting chemotaxis protein has product MNVRSIEKASNALAQSVRIKTSSKESSKIIDELAEQISGQFLENNIMIIENIEKLSQVMRELERFQEEFLPFFKRFEVFAQEFNTLVENLEYVSRISDSIASVAKQTNLVALNASIEAARAGEAGRGFAVVADEIRKMAVQTMNLAKEIKDFNTRVMGQLETLRDALAVMDRIKEGTEILGRDIEAMVEISSVLDEISREQEEIVNDIKRLKGIALALRKFADMQDKYNKELASLLRMMVSEYAKEQREK; this is encoded by the coding sequence ATGAACGTCAGGAGCATCGAGAAGGCATCAAATGCATTGGCTCAGTCAGTCCGTATAAAAACTTCAAGTAAGGAGTCCAGCAAGATTATAGACGAATTAGCCGAGCAAATTAGTGGACAGTTCCTTGAGAACAACATAATGATTATTGAAAACATAGAAAAGCTTTCTCAAGTCATGAGAGAACTTGAAAGGTTTCAGGAGGAGTTCCTACCCTTCTTTAAGCGTTTTGAGGTCTTCGCTCAAGAATTTAACACACTCGTTGAAAACCTTGAGTATGTTTCAAGGATAAGCGACTCGATAGCCAGCGTGGCGAAGCAGACCAACCTGGTTGCCCTTAATGCATCTATAGAAGCGGCCCGCGCTGGCGAAGCCGGAAGGGGTTTTGCAGTCGTTGCCGATGAGATTAGGAAGATGGCTGTCCAGACCATGAATCTCGCCAAGGAAATCAAAGACTTCAACACGAGGGTGATGGGCCAGCTTGAGACCCTTAGAGACGCTCTGGCAGTTATGGACAGAATCAAGGAGGGAACTGAGATACTCGGGAGAGACATAGAGGCCATGGTCGAGATTAGCTCGGTTTTAGATGAGATTTCGCGCGAGCAGGAGGAGATTGTAAACGATATAAAGAGGCTCAAGGGGATAGCCCTGGCATTGAGGAAGTTTGCGGACATGCAGGATAAATACAATAAGGAGCTCGCCTCACTCCTTAGAATGATGGTCAGCGAATACGCGAAGGAGCAAAGGGAAAAGTAG